A window from Canis lupus familiaris isolate Mischka breed German Shepherd chromosome 18, alternate assembly UU_Cfam_GSD_1.0, whole genome shotgun sequence encodes these proteins:
- the QSER1 gene encoding glutamine and serine-rich protein 1 yields the protein MNFLSAVESRTAQAASSGTTLLPQFRAPSWQTGMHSSAATELFVTGPLPTTGTLPPSALSAYQHPTTFSNRNFATTSPLVLQDSSFNTTSNGILNPHDPLLQIKTSQGTVPTALAFERLGSSALSNSIPPQSSTYRSAQESAPHLLQPQFSLLPSALGGAQQTPQAYSSTLFTSSTASIERALLRECSVIKHHQRPSGTQSIQAQLTGSQHSLHSYLSNASVVNFQETSRQSSLSCSPIGDSTQVSNGGLQQKTSQVSVELAQSYSSAIPSSGFPPTTKVKSCSTKQPLTSTKTPKPQSIIPPVQTLSYSKPLHNQSSVISGQAQIYSTAQLPSLLSVSQSQNYGLVQPHNVPSIVHSQVYRSNKVEKLPSLYKTLTFSGSSQTLTSENQTLNYSPNQQEVLSSVTNENYPSQTRDLSSVSQSQSYSSSHSQGLSPVSQTQVSYSSQSQVLSAVSPSESYASGQSLTLTAPSLSYSSASRAQNLSDSSPTQNYISMHSSQNAQTQGSSSPQSQKFLPAVQSSSFASSTHCQTLQNSIPSPDPKSYAERKLDSNVYTSSKQEEDFPMQELQVLQPQVSLESSTQRLSDGEINVQESAYKVSKAEDRYSQSVIRSNSRLEDQVVGIALPGSKKEESMVGSVTQLTQQIGQVSTATLDMKKATNLMPTPQIRLNTKDLNQQHALIHKVHEAKVQEQHDQIINASSQIQIPNHSLGHGHQASLPNTQVLLDSACDLQILQQSILQAGLGQVKASLQVQRVQSPQQIVHPFLQMDGHIIQSNGDHSQQQLHPQTSEIMKMDLSESSKPLQQHLTTKGHFSETNQHDSKNHFVSLGSICFPEAMLLSDERNILSNVDDILAATAAACGVTPSDFSKSTSNETIPAVEDGDSKSHFQQSLDVAHVTSDFNSITAAVGKPQNINDISLNGNQVAVNLSPVPNLQSKMTLDQQHIETGQNKAPKVISPVVGPSHEAQEQSSGSFKKQSATNHESEEDSEVPIDNTLNNSRNQEFVSSRSVSGENAASESELTLGGDDNSVSVNPTRSALALLAMAQPGEATGVKIEEENQDLMHFNLQKKKSGKGQMKEEDNSNQKQPKRPAQGKRQNSRGTDVYLPYTPPSSESCHDGYQHQEKMRQKIKEVEEKQPEVKTGFIASFLDFLKSGPKQQFSTLAVRMPNRTRRPGTQTVRTFCPPPLPKTTSTTPAPLVSETGGNSPSEKVDNELKNLDHLSSFSSDEEDPGVCSHDIYKSASITLTTSDATSDKKKKTVSEALRMTTTSPTANTTGTVTTSSTTVGAVKQEPPYSTSSAVNILENVNPTEPSKPCELDGLPSDQFAKGQDTVAIEGFTDEENTESGGEGQYRERDEFVVKIEDIETFKEALKTGKEPPAIWKVQKALLQKFVPEIRDGQREFAATNSYLGYFGDAKSKYKKIYVKFIENTNKKEYVRVCSKKPRSKPSQTIRTVQAKPSSSSKTSDPPAPKTTTTKAPSVKPKVKQLKVKAEPPPKKRKKWKEEFSSSQSDSSPEIHSSSSDDEEFDPPAPFVTRFLNTRAMKETFKSYMELLVSIALDPDTMQALEKSNDELLLPHMKKIDSMLNDNRKRLLLNLHLDQSFKTALESFPELTIITRDSKAKSGGSTISKIKMNGKAYNKKTLRTSKTTTKSAQEFAVDPEKIQLYSLYHSLHHYKYHVYLICKDEISSVQKRNEDLGQEEIVQLCMKNVKWVEDLFEKFGELLNHVQQKCS from the exons ATGAACTTTCTCTCTGCTGTTGAATCCCGAACTGCTCAGGCTGCTTCTTCAGGAACTACTCTTTTACCAcaattcagggctccatcctggcaGACAG GTATGCATTCCTCAGCAGCAACTGAGCTGTTCGTTACTGGACCTTTGCCAACCACTGGAACTCTtccaccctctgccctctctgCTTATCAGCATCCCACCACCTTCAGCAATAGAAACTTTGCTACCACCTCACCTTTGGTGCTTCAGGATTCGTCTTTTAACACTACatcaaatggaattttaaatccTCATGACCCTTTGCTACAAATCAAAACTTCCCAGGGAACTGTTCCAACTGCTTTGGCATTTGAGCGCCTGGGCAGTTCTGCGTTAAGTAACAGCATACCACCTCAGTCTTCAACATATCGCTCAGCTCAAGAGTCTGCACCCCATCTTTTACAACCTCAGTTTAGTTTGTTGCCTTCAGCACTTGGGGGAGCCCAGCAAACTCCTCAAGCCTACAGTTCAACTCTCTTTACTAGTTCTACTGCTTCCATTGAAAGAGCTCTTCTTCGAGAATGTAGTGTTATTAAACACCATCAGCGGCCTTCAGGTACCCAGTCTATTCAGGCACAACTGACTGGTTCACAGCATTCCTTACATAGCTATCTATCAAATGCAAGTGTAGTTAATTTTCAGGAAACAAGCAGGCAGTCATCTTTATCCTGTAGCCCAATTGGAGATTCTACTCAGGTGAGCAATGGAGGATTACAACAGAAGACCTCCCAGGTGTCAGTGGAACTTGCTCAGTCTTACTCATCTGCAATTCCATCATCAGGGTTTCCTCCTACTACAAAAGTAAAAAGCTGTTCTACAAAACAACCACTAACGTCAACTAAGACCCCCAAACCTCAAAGTATAATTCCTCCTGTGCAAACATTAAGCTATTCCAAACCTTTACATAATCAGAGTTCTGTAATATCAGGCCAAGCACAAATTTATTCTACAGCGCAGCTACCAAGCCTTTTATCTGTTAGCCAGTCCCAAAATTATGGCTTAGTACAGCCACATAACGTGCCATCTATTGTTCATTCACAGGTTTATAGATCCAACAAAGTTGAGAAGTTGCCATCCTTATATAAAACATTGACTTTTTCTGGATCATCTCAGACTCTAACTTCtgaaaatcagacacttaattATTCTCCTAATCAACAAGAAGTGTTATCTTCAGTTACAAATGAGAACTACCCTTCTCAAACAAGAGATCTATCTTCAGTTAGTCAGTCTCAAAGTTATTCATCTAGTCATTCTCAGGGTTTATCACCAGTTAGCCAGACACAGGTTAGTTATTCATCTCAGTCACAAGTATTGTCTGCAGTCAGTCCTTCAGAAAGCTATGCTTCAGGGCAGTCCCTGACATTGACGGCCCCTTCTCTTTCCTATTCTTCTGCCTCTCGGGCTCAGAATTTGTCAGATTCTAGCCCAACCCAGAATTATATTTCTATGCATTCTTCCCAAAATGCTCAGACTCAAGGGTCATCCTCTCCCCAGTCCCAGAAGTTTTTGCCTGCTGTCCAGTCATCATCTTTTGCATCCTCTACTCACTGTCAGACGTTACAGAACAGCATACCTTCCCCTGATCCAAAGTCTTATGCTGAAAGAAAACTTGACTCAAATGTGTATACATCTTCAAAGCAAGAGGAGGATTTTCCAATGCAAGAGTTACAGGTATTACAGCCACAAGTATCTCTTGAGTCATCGACCCAAAGGCTATCTGATGGAGAAATTAATGTTCAAGAATCAGCTTATAAGGTGTCAAAAGCAGAGGACAGATATTCTCAGAGTGTGATCAGAAGTAATTCTCGTCTTGAGGATCAGGTTGTTGGGATTGCTCTACCAggctcaaaaaaagaagaaagcatggTTGGTTCAGTGACACAACTTACCCAACAAATTGGCCAAGTCAGTACAGCAACCCTTGATATGAAGAAGGCAACTAATTTAATGCCAACCCCACAGATAAGATTGAATACTAAAGACCTCAACCAGCAGCATGCTCTTATACACAAGGTACATGAAGCCAAGGTCCAGGAGCAACATGATCAAATAATTAATGCCTCATCTCAGATTCAAATTCCAAATCATTCTTTAGGGCATGGCCATCAGGCATCTCTTCCTAATACACAGGTTCTTTTAGATTCTGCATGTGACCTACAGATTCTTCAGCAGTCAATACTGCAGGCAGGTTTAGGACAAGTAAAAGCATCTTTACAAGTACAGCGTGTTCAGAGTCCTCAACAAATAGTACATCCTTTCCTTCAAATGGATGGCCATATTATTCAGAGCAATGGTGATCATTCTCAGCAGCAACTCCATCCTCAAACTTCTGAAATTATGAAAATGGACCTCTCTGAGTCTTCAAAACCATTACAACAACATCTAACAACAAAGGGCCATTTTAGTGAAACAAATCAGCATGATTCAAAgaatcattttgtttctcttggatcAATATGTTTCCCAGAGGCAATGCTTCTCAGTGATGAGaggaatattttatcaaatgtagATGATATCTTAGCAGCTACAGCAGCAGCTTGTGGGGTTACTCCTTCTGATTTTTCCAAGTCAACTTCAAATGAAACCATTCCAGCAGTTGAAGATGGTGATTCTAAATCTCATTTTCAACAGTCATTAGATGTTGCTCATGTGACTTCTGATTTTAACTCCATAACAGCTGCAGTAGGAAAGCCCCAGAATATAAATGACATTTCCTTAAATGGAAATCAAGTTGCTGTAAACCTTTCACCTGTACCTAACCTCCAGTCAAAAATGACTCTCGATCAACAGCATATTGAAACTGGTCAAAATAAAGCACCTAAAGTAATTTCACCAGTGGTTGGACCAAGTCATGAAGCCCAGGAGCAGAGTTCTGGCTCATTCAAGAAACAGTCTGCTACCAATCATGAATCTGAAGAGGATAGTGAAGTTCCTATCGATAATACATTAAATaacagcagaaaccaagagtttgttTCTAGTAGAAGTGTAAGTGGAGAGAATGCTGCATCAGAGAGTGAGCTCACCTTGGGGGGTGATGACAACAGTGTGTCGGTGAACCCAACCAGAAGTGCGCTTGCACTGCTGGCCATGGCCCAGCCCGGGGAGGCCACTGGTGTCAAGAttgaagaagaaaatcaagatttaatgcattttaaccttcagaagaaaaaatctgggaaggggcaaatgaaagaggaagacaACAGTAATCAGAAACAGCCAAAAAGACCTGCCCAGGGCAAACGCCAGAATTCAAGGGGAACAGATGTGTATTTGCCATACACTCCTCCTTCCTCAGAAAGCTGCCACGATGGTTATCAGCATCaagaaaaaatgagacagaagatcAAAGAAGTGGAGGAAAAACAGCCAGAAGTCAAGACAGGATTTATTGCCTCTTTCTTAGATTTTCTGAAATCTGGGCCCAAGCAGCAGTTTTCTACTCTTGCCGTCCGAATGCCCAACAGGACTAGACGACCAGGGACCCAGACTGTTCGTACATTTTGTCCCCCGCCGCTTCCAAAGACAACTTCTACGACACCCGCACCTTTAGTGTCTGAAACTGGGGGTAACAGTCCATCAGAAAAAGTTGATAATGAACTTAAAAACTTGGaccatttatcttcattttcttctgatgaAGAAGATCCTGGAGTATGCAGTCATGATATTTATAAAAGCGCCTCTATTACCTTAACTACTTCAGATGCTACTTctgataaaaagaagaaaacag TTTCAGAAGCCCTACGGATGACAACTACTAGCCCAACTGCCAATACTACTGGTACTGTTACTACTTCCTCTACCACTGTGGGTGCAGTTAAACAAGAACCTCCCTACTCTACTTCATCTGCAGTAAATATCCTGGAAAATGTAAATCCTACAGAACCCTCAAAACCCTGCGAACTTGATGGTCTTCCTTCAGACCAGTTTGCAAAAGGACAGGACACTGTTGCCATAGAaggttttacagatgaggaaaacacaGAAAGTGGAGGAGAAGGCCAATACAGAGAGCGTGATGAATTTGTGGTGAAGATAGAAGACATAGAGACTTTTAAG gaggctttaaaaacaggaaaagaaccCCCGGCTATTTGGAAAGTACAAAAAGCTTTATTACAGAAGTTTGTTCCTGAAATTCGAGATGGACAAAGAGAATTTGCTGCTACCAATAGt TACCTTGGGTATTTTGGAGATGCAAAGAGTAAatacaaaaagatatatgtaaagTTCattgaaaacacaaacaaaaaggaatatgTCAGAGTGTGTTCCAAAAAGCCGAGAAGTAAGCCTTCACAAACTATCAG AACTGTTCAGGCTAAGCCAAGTAGTAGCAGTAAAACTTCTGATCCTCCAGCACCaaaaactacaacaacaaaagccCCTTCCGTGAAACCCAAAGTTAAACAGCTGAAAGTAAAGGCTGAGCCACCACCAAAGAAAcggaagaaatggaaagaagagttTTCATCCTCCCAATCTGACTCCTCTCCTGAGATCCATTCTAGTAGTAGTGATGATGAGG AATTTGATCCTCCAGCTCCCTTTGTCACTCGTTTTTTGAACACAAGAGCGATGAAGGAAACCTTTAAGAGCTACATGGAATTGCTTGTTAGCATTGCTTTGGACCCTGACACGATGCAAGCCTTAGAGAAGAGCAATG aTGAGCTACTTTTGCctcatatgaaaaaaattgatagCATGCTGAATGATAACCGAAAGAGACTTCTTTTGAATCTTCATTTGGATCAGTCATTCAAG